One region of Catenuloplanes indicus genomic DNA includes:
- a CDS encoding amidohydrolase/deacetylase family metallohydrolase, giving the protein MSGGAAGAAEAYPMDLVFVGGHVVDVGGEHVGTFDVGVRDGRIAAVAPSLDATGAREIVDARGKIVTPGLVDLHTHVHAGGGYWGIDPDPVAWYSGVTTWVDAGSAGAFTLGGFREAAARSRVRIASFLNISAVGLAGRTGEARDLAHCDVDLAISTIAAHRDLVRGIKVRMDRETVGGNGLEPLRRGLAAASALGVPVMVHIGTSPPALADVLALLRPGDLVTHCASAIAAGSTPAHPALAEAYRRGVLFDLGHGSGGFAFDVLDAQLRAGLVPHTLSSDLHARSLYGPVFDLPTTLTKMLAAGMPLPDVIARATVVPARVLGLAAGTLAVGAPADIAVFTLRDGPFEVVDAHQQRRAASQRLVNEATYVGGRLLPARLPEPPPSWIPLTPAQRRALHDRTLTLRSLLADPLVSADGLTEQFPRFPVV; this is encoded by the coding sequence GTGAGTGGCGGGGCGGCGGGGGCCGCCGAGGCGTACCCGATGGATCTGGTCTTCGTCGGTGGGCACGTCGTGGACGTCGGCGGCGAGCACGTCGGCACGTTCGACGTGGGCGTGCGGGACGGCAGGATAGCCGCGGTCGCCCCGTCGCTGGACGCCACGGGCGCGCGCGAGATCGTCGACGCACGCGGGAAGATCGTCACGCCCGGCTTGGTCGACCTGCACACGCACGTGCACGCGGGCGGCGGCTACTGGGGCATCGACCCGGACCCGGTCGCCTGGTACTCCGGCGTGACCACCTGGGTGGACGCGGGCTCCGCGGGTGCATTCACGCTCGGCGGGTTCCGCGAGGCGGCCGCGCGCAGCCGGGTGCGGATCGCGTCGTTCCTGAACATCTCCGCGGTCGGGCTGGCCGGCCGGACCGGCGAGGCGCGCGACCTCGCGCACTGCGACGTCGACCTGGCGATCTCCACCATCGCGGCGCACCGCGACCTGGTGCGCGGTATCAAGGTGCGGATGGACCGGGAGACGGTCGGCGGCAACGGCCTGGAGCCGCTGCGCCGCGGCCTCGCCGCCGCGTCCGCGCTCGGCGTGCCGGTGATGGTCCACATCGGTACCTCGCCGCCCGCGCTCGCCGACGTGCTCGCGCTGCTCCGGCCCGGCGACCTGGTCACGCACTGCGCGAGCGCGATAGCCGCCGGTTCCACGCCGGCCCATCCGGCGCTAGCGGAGGCGTACCGGCGTGGGGTGCTTTTTGATCTTGGTCATGGCTCCGGGGGTTTCGCCTTCGACGTGCTGGACGCGCAGCTGCGGGCGGGCCTCGTGCCACACACGCTCAGCTCCGACCTGCACGCGCGCAGTCTCTACGGCCCGGTCTTCGACCTGCCGACCACGCTGACCAAAATGCTCGCGGCCGGTATGCCGCTGCCCGACGTGATCGCGCGCGCCACCGTCGTCCCGGCCCGTGTGCTCGGGCTGGCCGCCGGCACGCTCGCGGTCGGCGCCCCCGCGGACATCGCGGTGTTCACGCTGCGCGACGGCCCGTTCGAGGTGGTCGACGCACACCAGCAGCGCCGTGCCGCGTCACAGCGCCTGGTCAACGAGGCCACCTACGTCGGCGGGCGGCTGCTCCCCGCGCGCCTGCCGGAACCGCCGCCGTCCTGGATCCCGCTCACCCCGGCCCAGCGCCGGGCACTGCACGACCGGACGCTCACGCTGCGGTCACTGCTGGCTGATCCGCTGGTCAGCGCGGATGGTCTGACCGAACAGTTTCCTCGATTTCCCGTTGTGTAG
- a CDS encoding RidA family protein, with translation MPKKIIATDKAAQPGGPYSQAVVAGDFVYLAGACPVHPDGTWIRDDFEAAARLAFTNLAAVAEAAGASLDQAVRVGVYLRDFTDFPKMNEIYTEFLGTENLPARTTLPVPLEGFQIEIDAVLYTDA, from the coding sequence GTGCCCAAGAAGATCATCGCCACCGACAAGGCAGCTCAGCCGGGCGGCCCGTACTCCCAGGCCGTCGTCGCCGGCGACTTCGTCTACCTGGCCGGCGCCTGCCCGGTCCACCCGGACGGCACCTGGATCCGCGACGACTTCGAGGCCGCCGCCCGCCTCGCCTTCACCAACCTGGCCGCGGTCGCCGAGGCCGCCGGCGCGTCCCTCGACCAGGCCGTCCGGGTCGGCGTCTACCTGCGCGACTTCACCGACTTCCCGAAGATGAACGAGATCTACACCGAGTTCCTCGGCACCGAGAACCTCCCGGCCCGCACCACGCTCCCGGTCCCGCTCGAGGGCTTCCAGATCGAGATCGACGCGGTCCTCTACACCGATGCCTGA
- a CDS encoding ATP-binding protein gives MTKPALIILIPAGAGLIAYAAGNAVARAGAAETPFSPQIVFAAVLGVLVLIASAVVIWLARQVRVAAAYAEDLAAVRVPDLTRRIRAGEPVDPATTLPAPHGGPFARLGEALHALACHAVDAVTAETISRDAQQLALRVGRDNQTLLHRQLTMLDEVESRQTDPDELARLFTIDHLAARMRRNVEKHLTLSGSTPARRWRQPVPMLDVLRAAAAEATDYHRVDVAPVSGPVLLGRALIDVTHLLAELIDNALAAAPGQQVRVVCTPMRGEVLISVRDLGPAMDAAALSAANELLRAPATASEQQRGHGLHVAARLAQRRGITVTLQTGAQGSTATVLIPADLLAAAPAAAVPARGGPAGGPAGGTVAVPGARAGLRRGADAAL, from the coding sequence ATGACGAAGCCCGCCCTGATCATCCTCATCCCGGCCGGTGCCGGGCTGATCGCGTACGCCGCCGGCAACGCGGTCGCCCGTGCCGGCGCCGCTGAGACCCCGTTCTCCCCCCAGATCGTGTTCGCGGCCGTCCTCGGCGTGCTCGTGCTGATCGCCAGCGCGGTCGTGATCTGGCTCGCCCGCCAGGTCCGGGTGGCCGCGGCCTACGCCGAGGACCTCGCCGCGGTACGCGTGCCCGACCTCACCCGCCGGATCCGCGCCGGTGAACCCGTCGACCCCGCGACCACGCTGCCGGCACCGCACGGCGGGCCGTTCGCGCGGCTCGGCGAGGCACTGCACGCGCTCGCCTGCCACGCGGTCGACGCGGTCACCGCGGAGACGATCAGCCGGGACGCGCAGCAGCTCGCGCTGCGCGTCGGCCGGGACAACCAGACGCTGCTGCACCGGCAACTGACCATGCTGGACGAGGTGGAGAGCCGGCAGACCGACCCGGACGAGCTGGCCCGGCTGTTCACCATCGACCACCTCGCCGCCCGCATGCGCCGCAACGTGGAGAAACACCTGACGCTCTCCGGCAGCACACCGGCCCGTCGCTGGCGCCAGCCGGTGCCGATGCTGGACGTGCTGCGCGCGGCCGCGGCCGAGGCGACCGACTATCACCGGGTGGACGTGGCCCCGGTCAGCGGGCCGGTGCTGCTCGGCCGTGCACTGATCGACGTCACCCACCTGCTGGCCGAGCTGATCGACAACGCGCTGGCCGCGGCGCCCGGGCAGCAGGTGCGGGTGGTCTGCACGCCGATGCGCGGCGAAGTGCTGATCTCGGTGCGGGATCTGGGACCGGCCATGGACGCGGCCGCGCTTTCGGCGGCGAACGAGCTGCTGCGTGCGCCGGCTACCGCCAGTGAGCAGCAGCGGGGGCACGGGCTGCATGTCGCGGCACGGCTGGCGCAGCGGCGAGGGATCACGGTCACGCTGCAGACCGGCGCACAGGGGAGCACGGCCACGGTCCTGATTCCGGCGGATCTGCTGGCGGCGGCCCCGGCCGCCGCCGTGCCCGCCCGCGGCGGTCCTGCCGGCGGCCCGGCCGGTGGGACCGTCGCCGTTCCGGGTGCGCGCGCGGGGTTGCGTCGAGGCGCAGATGCCGCCCTATAG
- a CDS encoding alpha/beta fold hydrolase: MEEFRVLANGIEINVAIAGRGPAALLLHGFPHTWRVWRDVIPALARTHRVIAPDLRGLGGTTRADSGYDVATIAADAIALLDALGEPVADVAGIDLGTPPAFLLAMRHPARVRRLAVMESLAGPLPGAEAFLAGGPPWWFGFHGVPGLAERALAGNEAAYLDFFLRSGTHSGAGVAPEVRDAFISAYTGEESLRCAFAHYRALGVSGAQIADEAAARRLVVPALAIGARPVGDALHRQLAPIADTLTGHVIPDCGHIIPLDRPRELLALLEPFFSGA; the protein is encoded by the coding sequence ATGGAGGAATTCCGGGTGCTGGCGAACGGCATCGAGATCAACGTGGCGATCGCCGGGCGCGGGCCCGCGGCGCTGCTGCTGCACGGGTTCCCGCACACCTGGCGGGTGTGGCGGGACGTCATTCCGGCGCTGGCCCGCACGCACCGGGTGATCGCGCCGGACCTGCGCGGGCTGGGCGGGACCACGCGCGCGGACTCCGGCTACGACGTGGCCACGATTGCCGCGGACGCGATCGCGCTGCTGGACGCGCTCGGCGAGCCGGTCGCGGACGTGGCCGGCATCGACCTCGGCACACCACCGGCTTTCCTGCTCGCCATGCGGCATCCCGCGCGGGTACGCCGGCTGGCCGTGATGGAGTCGCTGGCCGGCCCGCTGCCCGGCGCGGAGGCGTTCCTGGCCGGCGGCCCGCCCTGGTGGTTCGGCTTCCATGGCGTACCGGGGCTGGCCGAGCGTGCACTGGCCGGCAACGAGGCGGCCTACCTCGACTTCTTCCTGCGCTCGGGCACCCACTCCGGCGCGGGGGTGGCTCCGGAGGTGCGAGACGCGTTCATCAGCGCCTACACCGGGGAGGAGTCGCTGCGCTGCGCGTTCGCGCACTACCGGGCGCTCGGCGTGAGCGGCGCGCAGATCGCGGACGAGGCCGCGGCCAGGCGGCTGGTCGTGCCGGCCCTGGCGATCGGCGCGCGGCCGGTCGGCGACGCGCTGCACCGCCAGCTCGCTCCGATCGCGGACACGCTGACCGGTCACGTCATCCCGGACTGCGGGCACATCATCCCGCTGGACCGGCCACGGGAGTTGCTCGCGCTGCTGGAACCGTTCTTCTCCGGCGCCTGA
- a CDS encoding DUF742 domain-containing protein gives MATAGAAGLTSGAGAASPADAASPPAGAVSRAAPAAGPASAAEEAWYDDAAGPVVRPYAVTRGRTRATGDLDLVTLMITTGKGARSGRALPPEQREILRLCHSPHSVAEAAAHAGLPLGTTRVLLGDLVTAGLVTAWEPPTTAPTEKILRRVLVGLRAL, from the coding sequence GTGGCCACGGCTGGGGCCGCGGGCCTGACTTCGGGTGCGGGCGCGGCGTCGCCCGCGGATGCGGCCTCGCCGCCGGCGGGCGCGGTTTCGCGCGCCGCGCCGGCTGCGGGGCCGGCCTCGGCCGCGGAGGAGGCCTGGTATGACGACGCGGCCGGGCCGGTGGTGCGTCCGTACGCGGTCACTCGCGGTCGTACCCGCGCCACCGGCGACCTCGACCTGGTCACCCTCATGATCACTACCGGCAAGGGCGCGCGCAGCGGCCGCGCGCTCCCGCCGGAGCAGCGCGAGATCCTCCGCCTCTGCCACAGCCCGCACTCCGTCGCCGAGGCCGCCGCCCACGCCGGCCTCCCGCTCGGCACCACCCGCGTCCTCCTCGGCGACCTGGTCACCGCCGGCCTGGTCACGGCCTGGGAGCCGCCCACCACCGCACCCACCGAGAAGATCCTCCGCCGCGTGCTCGTCGGCCTGCGCGCGCTGTAG
- a CDS encoding helix-turn-helix transcriptional regulator: MTIRTMTPSWLVLDEQVARLCDDLAAGPAGPLRLSLQAPGGYGKTALLSYLAGLLREHDVPVIDAWTDPLDGADDDAVLMIDDAHLLDEGRLAALHPLTAGRRRLVLAYRPWPRPAGLTSLLTVLRRERPPVLLGPFTPDQTARAVHAWTGGAPAGDLAGRVHRLSGGVPGIAHRITAVLAAGPELTDTSLLQFRADLDHLDPDVRRLLLATAAGGALPIGVLAELLGRDPARIDELLEAARATGLLALDDTLVPAARQAVTALGPVAHRADLWQRLAALQLARGDGTLTVARSLLDAGIGGSGLAPAFQAGAEEALVAAPQIAARLFAAAAAGGAATGARHALATALGGDLDTALRLADRLVGAPGTGPVAENDRAAGAAVAAAVLAHRGQLAHSAERYRWSRTPTSRSFAALATQVTGGSFAIDGADAADGPPTLLTNAAAMMADGIRESIEGTPAAALATLVQAAALLEPAGPAVLLPDSPAALAALVALHDGELDAADAVLDRAVTAGMGSVLMARRHRLLAGWIRMFRGDTAAAHELLTAATTGGAPIQLRDGLFATALQIGLARRTGDLPEMHRGWAAARETVLRHPVDLLTLLPLGELAVAGARLGERAALDVPVRQALDLLDRLGRPALWHATLHWYLLQAAVVGEDAGTATVHADALAVDADATAHTAVLAAAARSWCRLLTGDIDPDEVVAHARDLARTGLAWDAARLAGQAAARTADRRAMVTLLDTARLLQGRQPGPRTDSASEPTPTGQLSAREQEVAELLLAGLTYKEIGDRLFITPKTVEHHVARMRARLGAPNRAELLARLRATASRKAPE; encoded by the coding sequence GTGACGATCCGCACCATGACACCGTCCTGGCTGGTGCTCGACGAGCAGGTCGCGCGACTCTGCGACGACCTCGCGGCCGGGCCGGCCGGCCCGCTGCGCCTCAGCCTTCAGGCGCCCGGCGGGTACGGCAAGACCGCGCTGCTGTCCTACCTGGCCGGTCTGCTGCGGGAGCACGACGTACCGGTGATCGACGCCTGGACCGACCCGCTGGACGGCGCGGACGACGATGCGGTGCTGATGATCGACGACGCCCACCTGCTCGACGAGGGCCGTCTGGCCGCGCTGCACCCGCTGACCGCCGGCCGCCGCCGGCTCGTGCTCGCCTACCGTCCCTGGCCGCGCCCGGCCGGCCTGACGTCGCTGCTGACCGTGCTGCGCCGGGAACGCCCGCCGGTGCTGCTCGGCCCGTTCACGCCGGACCAGACCGCGCGCGCCGTGCACGCCTGGACCGGCGGTGCGCCCGCCGGTGACCTGGCCGGCCGGGTGCACCGGCTCAGCGGCGGCGTGCCGGGCATCGCACACCGGATCACCGCGGTGCTCGCGGCCGGGCCGGAGCTGACCGACACGTCGCTGCTCCAGTTCCGCGCCGACCTCGACCATCTCGACCCGGACGTACGCCGGCTGCTGCTGGCCACCGCGGCCGGTGGCGCGCTGCCGATCGGCGTGCTCGCCGAGCTGCTCGGCCGGGACCCGGCCCGGATCGACGAGCTGCTGGAGGCCGCGCGCGCCACCGGCCTGCTCGCGCTGGACGACACGCTCGTCCCGGCCGCCCGGCAGGCGGTCACCGCGCTCGGCCCGGTCGCGCACCGCGCGGACCTGTGGCAGCGTCTCGCCGCGCTGCAACTGGCCCGCGGCGACGGCACGCTCACCGTGGCCCGCTCACTGCTCGACGCCGGCATCGGTGGCAGCGGGCTCGCCCCGGCGTTCCAGGCGGGTGCGGAGGAGGCGCTGGTCGCGGCACCGCAGATCGCGGCGCGGCTGTTCGCGGCCGCCGCCGCCGGTGGCGCGGCCACCGGCGCCCGGCACGCGCTCGCGACCGCGCTCGGCGGCGACCTGGACACCGCGCTGCGCCTCGCGGACCGGCTGGTCGGCGCGCCCGGTACCGGACCGGTCGCGGAGAACGACCGGGCCGCCGGTGCCGCGGTCGCGGCCGCCGTGCTCGCGCACCGCGGCCAGCTGGCGCACAGCGCGGAGCGGTACCGCTGGTCGCGCACGCCCACGTCCCGGTCGTTCGCGGCACTGGCCACGCAGGTCACCGGCGGCAGTTTCGCGATCGACGGTGCGGACGCCGCGGACGGGCCGCCCACGCTGCTGACAAACGCGGCCGCGATGATGGCCGACGGCATCCGGGAGAGCATCGAGGGTACGCCCGCGGCCGCGCTCGCCACGCTGGTGCAGGCCGCGGCGCTGCTCGAGCCGGCCGGACCCGCGGTGCTGCTGCCGGACAGCCCGGCCGCGCTCGCCGCGCTGGTCGCGCTCCACGACGGCGAGCTGGACGCGGCCGACGCCGTGCTCGATCGCGCGGTCACGGCCGGCATGGGCTCGGTACTCATGGCCCGCCGGCATCGGCTGCTGGCCGGCTGGATCCGGATGTTCCGCGGTGACACCGCGGCGGCGCACGAGCTGCTCACCGCGGCCACCACCGGTGGCGCACCGATCCAGCTGCGCGACGGGCTGTTCGCCACCGCGCTGCAGATCGGGCTGGCCCGGCGCACCGGCGACCTGCCGGAGATGCACCGCGGCTGGGCCGCCGCCCGGGAGACCGTGCTGCGCCACCCGGTCGACCTGCTCACGCTGCTTCCGCTCGGCGAGCTCGCGGTCGCGGGGGCACGGCTCGGCGAGCGCGCGGCGCTCGACGTACCGGTGCGGCAGGCTCTTGATCTTCTGGATCGGCTCGGCCGGCCGGCGCTGTGGCACGCCACGCTGCACTGGTACCTGCTCCAGGCGGCCGTGGTCGGCGAGGACGCCGGCACCGCGACCGTGCACGCGGACGCGCTCGCCGTGGACGCGGACGCCACCGCGCACACCGCCGTGCTCGCCGCCGCGGCGCGCAGCTGGTGCCGGCTGCTGACCGGCGACATCGACCCGGACGAGGTCGTCGCGCACGCCCGCGACCTGGCCCGCACCGGCCTGGCCTGGGATGCGGCCCGGCTCGCCGGCCAGGCCGCCGCCCGCACCGCGGACCGGCGTGCCATGGTCACGCTGCTCGACACCGCACGCCTGCTGCAGGGCCGCCAGCCGGGCCCGCGCACCGACAGCGCATCCGAGCCGACGCCGACCGGTCAGCTCTCCGCGCGCGAGCAGGAAGTGGCGGAACTGCTGCTGGCCGGGCTCACCTACAAGGAGATCGGCGACCGGCTGTTCATCACGCCCAAGACCGTCGAGCACCACGTGGCCCGCATGCGCGCCCGGCTCGGCGCGCCCAACCGCGCGGAGCTGCTCGCCCGCCTGCGCGCCACGGCCTCCCGAAAGGCGCCGGAATGA
- a CDS encoding winged helix-turn-helix transcriptional regulator: MTRGDIFDPACPTRLLLDRVGGKWVAMAVKVLAEAHPGELGFAELERRMPGVSHKMLAQTLRTLAGDGLVMRRVEPVIPPRVHYRLTPLGLSLDAPLAVLREWAETHMAEVAAHRRIASPAE; encoded by the coding sequence GTGACGCGCGGCGACATCTTCGATCCCGCCTGCCCGACCCGCCTGCTGCTGGACCGGGTCGGCGGCAAGTGGGTGGCGATGGCCGTCAAGGTGCTGGCCGAGGCACACCCCGGCGAGCTCGGTTTCGCGGAGCTGGAACGCCGCATGCCCGGCGTCTCGCACAAGATGCTCGCCCAGACATTGCGCACACTGGCCGGTGACGGCCTGGTCATGCGTCGTGTCGAGCCGGTTATCCCGCCGCGCGTCCACTACCGGCTCACCCCGCTCGGTCTGTCGCTCGACGCTCCGCTGGCCGTGCTGCGGGAATGGGCGGAGACGCACATGGCCGAGGTCGCCGCACACCGGCGCATCGCGTCGCCCGCGGAGTGA
- a CDS encoding SDR family oxidoreductase, with protein MARIQPEYGVPDLSGKRAVVTGASDGVGREIATRLGAAGAEVVMPVRNRVKGEAAIARIRQKHPGATLSLRDLDLSSLASVAALGAALHAEDRPIHILINNAGVMMPPRRKSTADGFELQFGSNHLGHFALVGHLLPLLRAGRARVTSQLSVSTVAGRINWDDLNWKRSYRAMGAYGQSKIALGLFALELDRRSQAGGWGVTSNVSHPGISPTNLMRARPEIGRLREAPQQRGIRALSRRGILVGTPGTAALPALMAATAPDAGGGRFYGPSGPGGLGGAPAERRLYRPLRPVDDAGKIWQVSQDLTHVSIPA; from the coding sequence ATGGCACGCATTCAACCGGAGTACGGCGTCCCGGACCTGTCCGGGAAACGCGCGGTCGTGACCGGAGCCAGCGACGGTGTCGGCCGGGAGATCGCCACCCGGCTGGGCGCCGCCGGCGCCGAGGTCGTCATGCCGGTCCGCAACCGGGTCAAGGGTGAGGCCGCGATCGCGCGGATCCGGCAGAAGCATCCGGGGGCGACGCTGTCGCTGCGCGACCTGGACCTGTCGTCGCTCGCGTCGGTCGCGGCGCTCGGTGCCGCGCTGCACGCGGAGGACCGGCCGATCCACATTCTGATCAACAACGCCGGGGTGATGATGCCGCCGCGGCGGAAGAGTACGGCGGACGGCTTCGAGTTGCAGTTCGGCAGCAACCACCTGGGGCACTTCGCGCTGGTCGGGCACCTGCTGCCGCTGTTGCGCGCGGGCCGGGCCCGGGTCACCTCGCAGCTCAGCGTGTCGACCGTCGCGGGCCGCATCAACTGGGACGACCTGAACTGGAAGCGTTCGTACCGGGCCATGGGCGCGTACGGTCAGTCAAAAATCGCGCTCGGGCTGTTCGCGCTGGAGCTGGACCGGCGTAGCCAGGCCGGCGGCTGGGGCGTCACCAGCAACGTCTCGCACCCGGGTATCAGCCCGACGAACCTGATGCGGGCGCGTCCGGAGATCGGCCGGCTCCGGGAGGCCCCGCAACAACGGGGGATCCGCGCGCTCTCGCGCCGCGGCATTCTGGTCGGCACCCCCGGCACGGCAGCACTGCCCGCGCTGATGGCCGCCACCGCCCCGGACGCCGGGGGTGGCCGGTTCTACGGTCCGAGCGGCCCCGGCGGCCTGGGCGGCGCGCCCGCCGAGCGGCGGCTCTACCGCCCGCTGCGCCCGGTGGACGACGCGGGGAAGATCTGGCAGGTCTCCCAGGACCTCACTCACGTCTCCATCCCGGCCTGA
- a CDS encoding VOC family protein, protein MVHQHHAIDYVELTVTDVEAAKRFYGDAFGWRFNDYGPAYAGIRSPHDDAPEVGGLNATGEPRRGGPLVLLYSTGLDATATAVRDAGGTVTEGPYDFPGGRRFHFTDPSGNELGVWSEH, encoded by the coding sequence ATGGTCCACCAACACCACGCGATCGACTACGTCGAGCTGACCGTCACCGATGTGGAGGCGGCGAAGCGCTTCTACGGTGACGCGTTCGGCTGGCGGTTCAACGACTACGGCCCCGCCTACGCCGGCATCCGCTCCCCGCACGACGACGCCCCCGAGGTCGGCGGCCTGAACGCCACCGGCGAGCCCCGCCGTGGCGGCCCCCTCGTCCTCCTCTACTCCACCGGCCTCGACGCCACCGCCACCGCGGTCCGCGACGCCGGCGGCACCGTCACCGAGGGCCCGTACGACTTCCCCGGCGGCCGCCGCTTCCACTTCACCGACCCCAGCGGCAACGAACTCGGCGTCTGGTCCGAGCACTGA